A genomic region of Glycine max cultivar Williams 82 chromosome 15, Glycine_max_v4.0, whole genome shotgun sequence contains the following coding sequences:
- the LOC100794867 gene encoding jacalin-related lectin 19 isoform X3, with protein sequence MEGKSRKRSIILGPWGGNGGNSWDDGTFTGVREIKLVYGHCIDSIQVVYDRNGKPLTAKKHGGVGGNKTAEIKLQFPDEFLVSVSGHYCPVVRGGTPVILSLTFKSNRKTFGPYGVEEGTPFTFSIDGGCVVGFKGRSDWYLDAIAFTLCNTRSKSLLQKVQRGLFWLTSTAPKSSSSKDG encoded by the exons ATG GAAGGAAAAAGTAGGAAGAGGAGCATAATATTGGGACCATGGGGAGGCAATGGTGGAAATAGCTGGGATGATGGAACCTTCACAGGGGTGAGAGAAATCAAACTAGTTTATGGTCATTGTATAGACTCAATCCAGGTGGTTTATGATAGGAATGGCAAGCCTTTAACAGCTAAAAAACATGGAGGAGTTGGAGGTAACAAAACAGCTGAG ATTAAGCTGCAATTCCCAGATGAGTTCTTGGTCAGTGTGAGTGGCCACTACTGTCCAGTTGTTCGTGGAGGCACCCCCGTCATTCTATCATTGACATTCAAGAGCAACCGCAAAACCTTTGGACCCTATGGAGTTGAAGAAGGGACTCCATTCACTTTTTCAATAGATGGAGGCTGTGTTGTGGGTTTTAAGGGGCGAAGTGATTGGTATTTGGATGCAATTGCTTTCACTTTGTGTAATACACGATCAAAGTCGCTGCTTCAGAAGGTTCAGAGGGGCTTGTTCTGGTTAACAAGCACTGCTCCAAAATCTTCATCCTCCAAGGATGGCTAG